One window of Papaver somniferum cultivar HN1 chromosome 9, ASM357369v1, whole genome shotgun sequence genomic DNA carries:
- the LOC113313166 gene encoding general transcription factor IIE subunit 2-like, whose product MALEESLAKFKKQQEKCQSTLASINNARAGSFRAAASAHDKPVPVATSASIAVKAPAIKFSDDTQRLQHINSVRKSTIGAQLKRVVDLLRETREAFTAEQINQACYVDATNNKNVFDSLTSNDKVYYDGKRFSYKPKYGVKNKEELRQFILEYPEGIRIGDLSDAYPRVMEDLQALKASGAVWLLSNSDSREDVAYPNDPKINIKVDDDLKSLFREIDLPHDMIDIEKYIEKNKMKPATNTARRRAMAQVQGSNPKPKAKKKTRDISRRTKLTNAHLPELFQNLNVP is encoded by the exons ATGGCATTGGAAGAAAGTCTGGCCAAATTCAAGAAGCAACAGGAGAAATGTCAATCAACCCTAGCCAGTATCAACAACGCACGAGCAGGATCATTCAGAGCTGCTGCATCAGCTCATGATAAACCTGTTCCTGTTGCAACTTCAGCTTCAATTGCTGTCAAGGCTCCTGCAATCAAATTTTCGGATGATACACAGAGGCTTCAACATATCAATAGTGTCCGGAAATCCACAATTGGGGCTCAATTGAAACGTGTAGTTGATCTTCTACGCGAG ACAAGGGAAGCATTTACCGCAGAACAAATTAATCAAGCATGTTACGTGGATGCAACTAACAATAAGAATGTCTTCGATAGTTTGACAAGTAATGATAAAGTGTACTACGATGGGAAGCGCTTCTCTTACAAG CCCAAGTATGGCGttaaaaacaaagaagaactgcGCCAGTTCATCCTTGAGTATCCAGAAGGCATTCGAATTGGAGACTTAAGTGATGCATACCCAAGGGTCATGGAAGACTTACAG GCTCTGAAGGCTTCTGGTGCTGTTTGGTTGCTATCAAATTCTGATTCTCGAGAAGATGTTGCATACCCGAATGATCCCAAGATAAACATCAAAGTGGATGATGACTTAAAatcactgtttagagagattgatCTTCCACATGACATGATTGATATTGAGAAATATATTGAGAAAAACAAGATGAAGCCTGCAACCAACACTGCAAGGAGGAGGGCGATGGCTCAGGTTCAAGGTAGTAACCCCAAGCCAAAGGCCAAGAAGAAAACACGCGATATTAGCAGGAGAACTAAGCTTACAAATGCCCATCTCCCAGAGCTTTTCCAGAATCTTAATGTTCCCTAA
- the LOC113313165 gene encoding E3 ubiquitin-protein ligase WAV3-like → MGGTSKWWKVKVAFGFTLCLRPPKTIEGGNSSPSSSSIDVTSTTTTTNTSRRLSHATTPTRQSNQLLTQPGRSSDVQNVSKPPSGSPRLVKSVSRSSKKTCAICLGTMKLGHGHALFTAECSHSFHFHCIASNVKHGNQVCPVCRAKWKDIPFQGPTSDLSHGRARISPVDWLQEDGTAAILARPIRSASNRHTYRQSSEPDIFNDDDPIDVQPEVEATSIANRNEDIENSSTRSIAMKTFPELSAVQRSITRLNFSVLLNLKAHVTSSQLAPGCNQATSDVSQASRAPVDLVTILDISGSMMGTKLVLLKQAMGFVIQNLGPSDRLSVVAFSSTAHRLFPLRRMTDSGRQHALQAVNSLYANGGTNILEGLKKGAKVMEDRREKNPVCSIILLSDGQDSYTDRGQLPADFQSRLPFANRDGGNPGLLQIPVHAFGFGADHDPVMLHSISETSGGTFSFIEAEGVIQDAFAQCIGGLLSVVVQDLQVRIESIHPDICLGPLKAGSYATRVINNGRTGFIDVGDLYADEERDFLVSLNVPAGDSSNETKLINVQCVYKDPFSKETMSTNNMEVIVQRPEIVKEVVVSIEVDRQRNRLQAAEAMADSRSAAERGDLASAVCILESCRKGLLDTASARSGDQLCVSLNAELREMQERMASRQKYEESGRAYVLSGMSSHSWQRATARGDSTEMTTLVHAYQTPNMVNMLTRSQTMTIIPDSLSPPTARAPRSFTEKMMPR, encoded by the exons ATGGGGGGAACTAGTAAATGGTGGAAAGTTAAGGTTGCTTTTGGATTTACTTTATGTCTTAGACCACCAAAAACAATAGAGGGGGGAaattcttcaccatcatcatcttcTATCGATGTTActtctactactacaacaactaaTACTTCAAGGAGATTGTCACATGCTACTACTCCTACTCGTCAATCGAATCAACTTCTTACTCAACCAGGTCGAAGTTCAGATGTTCAAAACGTTTCCAAACCTCCTTCTGGTAGTCCTCGTTTGGTTAAATCTGTCAGCAGATCTTCAAAG AAGACTTGTGCAATATGCCTAGGCACCATGAAGCTAGGACATGGGCATGCGCTATTCACCGCAGAATGTTCACATTCCTTTCATTTCCACTGTATTGCATCAAATGTGAAGCATGGAAACCAAGTCTGTCCAGTTTGTAGAGCGAAATGGAAGGATATTCCTTTCCAGGGTCCTACTTCAGATCTCTCCCATGGAAGAGCAAGGATCAGTCCAGTAGATTGGCTCCAAGAAGATGGAACAGCAGCCATATTAGCCCGACCTATTCGTTCGGCTTCTAATCGGCATACTTATCGTCAGTCTTCTGAGCCGGATATCTTCAATGATGACGACCCAATAGATGTTCAACCTGAGGTGGAAGCTACTAGCATCGCTAACAGAAATGAGGATATTGAGAACAGTTCGACTAGGTCAATAGCTATGAAAACATTTCCGGAACTGTCTGCTGTTCAACGATCGATTACCCGACTGAATTTCTCTGTTCTCCTCAATCTCAAAGCCCATGTTACAAGCTCACAACTAGCTCCTGGTTGTAATCAGGCTACCTCAGATGTGTCTCAAGCTTCACGGGCTCCAGTTGACCTTGTGACGATCCTTGATATAAGCGGTAGCATGATGGGGACTAAGCTTGTGCTGTTAAAACAAGCAATGGGGTTTGTGATACAGAACTTAGGCCCCTCTGATCGATTGTCCGTTGTTGCTTTCTCTTCCACTGCCCACCGCCTTTTTCCGCTTCGTAGAATGACTGATTCTGGAAGACAACATGCTCTACAGGCCGTCAACTCTTTATATGCTAATGGTGGTACAAACATCTTAGAAGGATTGAAGAAGGGTGCAAAGGTAATGGAAGATCGTAGAGAGAAAAATCCCGTCTGCAGTATTATATTATTGTCTGATGGGCAAGATTCTTACACAGACAGAGGCCAGCTTCCAGCAGACTTCCAGTCCCGCCTGCCATTTGCAAACCGTGATGGTGGCAACCCTGGATTGTTGCAGATTCCAGTACATGCATTTGGGTTTGGTGCTGACCATGATCCAGTTATGTTGCACTCAATCTCAGAGACCTCTGGGGGCACATTTTCTTTTATCGAAGCGGAGGGTGTGATTCAAGATGCATTTGCTCAGTGCATTGGTGGACTCCTCAGTGTGGTTGTGCAGGACCTGCAAGTTCGGATAGAGTCTATCCACCCAGACATATGTCTAGGGCCACTGAAAGCAGGCAGCTACGCCACTCGTGTGATAAATAATGGCAGAACAGGATTCATTGACGTCGGAGATTTGTATGCAGATGAAGAGAGGGACTTTCTAGTATCTTTAAATGTGCCTGCTGGTGATTCAAGTAATGAGACAAAGTTGATTAATGTACAGTGTGTTTACAAAGACCCTTTCTCAAAAGAAACCATGTCTACAAATAACATGGAAGTGATTGTTCAAAGGCCTGAGATTGTGAAAGAAGTTGTTGTGTCAATTGAAGTGGACAGGCAAAGGAATAGGCTACAAGCTGCTGAAGCAATGGCAGATTCACGCTCAGCTGCAGAAAGAGGTGATTTGGCCAGTGCTGTTTGTATACTCGAGAGTTGTCGAAAAGGGTTACTGGATACAGCCTCTGCGCGATCTGGTGACCAGTTATGTGTATCTTTGAATGCGGAGCTCAGAGAAATGCAAGAGAGGATGGCAAGCCGGCAAAAGTATGAGGAATCAGGTAGAGCTTATGTTTTGTCTGGAATGAGCTCCCATTCATGGCAAAGGGCGACAGCACGTGGAGATTCTACAGAGATGACAACTCTGGTTCATGCTTACCAGACACCGAACATGGTTAACATGCTTACCCGATCTCAAACGATGACAATAATCCCCGACTCTTTGTCTCCACCAACTGCTCGTGCACCTAGATCATTTACTGAAAAGATGATGCCAAGGTAG